The following are encoded in a window of Staphylococcus piscifermentans genomic DNA:
- the cudC gene encoding choline uptake/conversion transcriptional regulator CudC, protein MASSNKYEQEIDEAKDLVISAIGETMDLYGINRSVGNLYGTMVFEDSMTLDQMREELQMSKPSMSTGVKKLQEYDLVKQQFTRGSRKQHFVAEKDFFLFFRNFFNIKFNREITVNMESLKESEEIIKKILEADDVDPETREHAEKVYAQLEHSTVYYKWLSQISDAIQSGEIFKYFPIPEE, encoded by the coding sequence ATGGCAAGTTCTAATAAATATGAACAAGAAATTGACGAAGCCAAGGATTTAGTAATCAGTGCCATTGGTGAAACAATGGATTTATATGGTATCAATCGCAGCGTCGGCAACTTATACGGCACAATGGTATTCGAAGACAGCATGACCCTCGATCAAATGCGCGAGGAACTGCAAATGAGCAAACCAAGTATGAGTACAGGTGTAAAAAAACTGCAAGAGTATGACTTAGTGAAACAACAATTTACACGCGGTAGTCGTAAACAACACTTTGTAGCGGAAAAAGATTTCTTTTTATTCTTCCGCAATTTCTTCAACATTAAATTCAATCGCGAAATCACTGTAAATATGGAATCTTTAAAAGAATCCGAGGAGATTATCAAAAAAATCCTTGAGGCAGATGATGTAGATCCAGAAACGAGAGAACATGCTGAAAAAGTATACGCACAACTTGAGCACTCAACTGTTTATTATAAATGGTTATCACAAATCAGCGACGCCATTCAAAGCGGCGAGATTTTCAAATATTTTCCAATACCTGAAGAATAG
- the betB gene encoding betaine-aldehyde dehydrogenase, with protein sequence MELVNHLSRQHFIDGEWVDSANKATRKIINPYNQEVIFEVAEAAPEDAKRAIEAARRAFDEGEYANETSEVKGQKVRAVADKIKENREELAKLETLDTGKTYEESLADMDDIHNVFMYFAGLADKDGGEVINSPIPGTESKILKEPLGVVTQITPWNYPLLQASWKIAPALATGCSLVMKPSEITPLTTIRVFELMEEVGFPKGVINLILGAGSEVGDVLSGHPDVDLVSFTGGIKTGKHIMKQAADHVTNVALELGGKNPNVIFEDADFELAVDQALNGGYFHAGQVCSAGSRIIVQNSIKDKFEKALIDRVKKIRVGNGFDETTEMGPVISAEHLAKIEGYMDVAKEEGATIATGGKRPERKDLQDGFFFEPTVITDCDTSMRIVQEEVFGPVVTVEGFEDEADAVRLANDSIYGLAGAVFSKDIGKAQRVASRMRMGTVWINDFHPYFAQAPWGGYKQSGIGRELGKEGLEEYLVSKHVLTNYQPEPVNWFQG encoded by the coding sequence ATGGAACTTGTAAACCATTTATCTCGCCAACATTTTATTGACGGCGAATGGGTAGATAGTGCTAATAAAGCAACACGCAAAATTATCAATCCGTACAACCAAGAAGTGATTTTTGAAGTCGCGGAAGCAGCACCTGAAGATGCAAAACGTGCCATTGAGGCTGCAAGACGCGCATTTGATGAAGGCGAATATGCCAATGAAACAAGTGAAGTCAAAGGACAGAAAGTTAGAGCTGTCGCTGACAAGATTAAAGAAAATCGTGAAGAGTTAGCGAAACTTGAAACATTAGATACAGGTAAAACTTACGAAGAATCATTAGCAGATATGGATGATATCCATAATGTATTTATGTATTTTGCAGGACTTGCAGATAAAGATGGCGGTGAAGTGATCAACTCTCCAATCCCAGGAACTGAAAGTAAAATCTTGAAAGAACCTCTCGGAGTAGTGACACAGATTACACCTTGGAATTATCCTTTATTGCAAGCATCTTGGAAAATTGCACCTGCACTTGCAACAGGTTGTTCACTAGTAATGAAACCAAGTGAAATTACACCACTTACTACAATTCGTGTCTTCGAATTGATGGAAGAAGTCGGTTTCCCTAAAGGTGTTATCAATTTGATATTAGGTGCCGGTTCAGAAGTCGGCGACGTATTATCTGGCCATCCAGATGTCGACCTCGTATCATTCACAGGCGGTATTAAAACAGGTAAACATATCATGAAACAAGCTGCTGATCATGTGACAAACGTAGCATTAGAGCTTGGCGGTAAGAATCCGAACGTTATATTTGAAGATGCAGACTTTGAATTAGCAGTCGATCAAGCGCTTAACGGCGGTTACTTCCATGCTGGTCAAGTATGCTCAGCAGGTTCACGTATTATCGTTCAAAACAGTATTAAAGATAAATTCGAGAAAGCGTTAATTGACCGAGTTAAAAAAATTCGTGTCGGTAATGGTTTTGATGAAACAACTGAAATGGGACCTGTTATTTCTGCGGAACATTTAGCTAAAATTGAAGGCTATATGGATGTCGCTAAAGAAGAAGGCGCTACTATTGCCACAGGAGGCAAGCGTCCTGAACGCAAGGACTTACAAGATGGTTTCTTTTTCGAACCAACAGTCATCACGGACTGTGACACTTCAATGCGTATCGTGCAGGAAGAAGTTTTCGGACCGGTTGTTACGGTTGAAGGCTTTGAAGATGAAGCAGATGCGGTGCGTTTAGCGAATGACTCTATTTATGGACTTGCCGGCGCGGTGTTCTCTAAAGATATCGGCAAAGCACAACGTGTCGCTAGCCGTATGCGCATGGGTACAGTTTGGATCAATGACTTCCATCCTTACTTCGCGCAAGCTCCTTGGGGCGGTTATAAACAGTCAGGTATCGGCCGTGAATTAGGAAAAGAAGGCCTTGAAGAGTACTTAGTTTCTAAACATGTCTTAACGAATTATCAACCAGAGCCAGTCAATTGGTTCCAAGGTTAA
- the betA gene encoding choline dehydrogenase gives MATSYDYDYIIIGGGSAGSVLGNRLSVNPNNEVLVLEAGRSDYFWDLFIQMPAALMFPSGNRFYDWIYSTNNEPHMGGRQVAHARGKVLGGSSSINGMIYQRGNPMDYEKWGAPEGMSTWDFAHCLPYFKRLEKTFGSTKDDEYRGHHGPIKLKRGPAKNPLFQAFFEAGVQAGYNKTPDVNGFRQEGFGPFDSQVHNGRRVSASRAYLRPAMKRKNLHVKTRSFVTKLNFEGNKVTGVTFKRNGKEHTVTAKEVILSGGAFNTPQLLQLSGIGDPEHLKSLGIEPRINLPGVGENFEDHLEVYIQHAAKQPVSEQPSLNLLRWPWIGLQWIFSRKGPAASNHFEGGGFVRSNDDVKYPNLMFHFLPIAVRYDGQKADTEHGYQVHVGPMYSNSRGHLKIKSKNPFEHPDFTFNYLSTEEDKREWVEAIRVARNILSQPAMDPYNAGEISPGPEVQTDEEILDWVRRDAETALHPSCSAKMGPASDPMAVVDPLTMKVHGMENLRVVDASVMPTTTNGNIHAPVLMIAEKAADIILGNEPMEPEYKDYYQHGVHDKDAGTIK, from the coding sequence ATGGCAACATCTTATGATTATGATTACATTATTATCGGCGGCGGAAGTGCTGGATCAGTACTCGGCAACCGTTTAAGCGTTAACCCGAACAATGAAGTATTAGTATTAGAAGCAGGACGCAGCGACTATTTCTGGGATTTATTCATTCAAATGCCCGCTGCATTAATGTTCCCGTCAGGCAATCGTTTCTACGACTGGATTTACAGTACAAATAATGAACCGCATATGGGCGGACGTCAAGTCGCACATGCGCGTGGTAAAGTACTAGGCGGATCAAGCTCAATCAACGGCATGATTTATCAACGCGGCAACCCGATGGACTATGAAAAATGGGGTGCGCCTGAAGGTATGAGTACTTGGGATTTCGCGCATTGCTTACCTTACTTTAAAAGATTGGAAAAGACATTCGGTTCGACGAAAGACGATGAATATCGTGGTCACCACGGCCCAATCAAACTGAAACGTGGACCAGCGAAGAACCCGCTGTTCCAAGCGTTCTTTGAAGCGGGTGTACAAGCAGGCTATAACAAAACACCAGATGTTAACGGATTCCGACAAGAAGGTTTCGGACCTTTCGACAGCCAAGTGCATAATGGACGTCGTGTTTCTGCATCACGTGCTTATTTAAGACCTGCCATGAAACGTAAAAACTTACATGTTAAAACACGTTCATTTGTGACTAAATTAAACTTTGAAGGCAACAAAGTAACAGGCGTAACATTTAAACGTAATGGTAAAGAGCATACCGTTACTGCTAAAGAAGTTATTTTATCAGGTGGTGCTTTCAATACACCGCAATTACTACAATTGTCTGGTATCGGTGATCCAGAGCACTTGAAATCATTAGGTATTGAGCCGCGTATCAACTTGCCAGGTGTAGGCGAAAACTTTGAAGACCATTTAGAAGTATATATTCAACATGCGGCTAAACAACCAGTTTCTGAACAGCCAAGCTTGAATTTATTAAGATGGCCTTGGATTGGTTTACAATGGATCTTCAGCCGTAAAGGACCAGCAGCGTCAAACCACTTTGAAGGCGGTGGCTTTGTCCGTTCAAATGATGATGTGAAATATCCAAACTTGATGTTCCACTTCTTGCCGATTGCGGTACGTTATGATGGCCAAAAAGCAGATACAGAACATGGTTATCAAGTACACGTTGGACCAATGTACTCTAATTCTCGCGGTCACTTGAAGATTAAATCTAAAAATCCATTCGAACACCCAGACTTTACTTTCAACTATTTATCAACTGAAGAAGATAAACGTGAATGGGTAGAAGCGATTCGTGTCGCACGTAATATCTTATCGCAACCTGCAATGGATCCATATAATGCAGGTGAAATTTCTCCAGGACCAGAAGTACAAACGGATGAAGAAATTTTAGATTGGGTACGCCGTGATGCTGAAACAGCACTACACCCATCTTGCAGTGCGAAAATGGGACCAGCTTCTGACCCTATGGCAGTTGTAGATCCATTAACAATGAAAGTACATGGCATGGAAAACTTACGCGTAGTCGATGCGTCAGTCATGCCGACGACTACAAACGGTAATATTCATGCACCAGTCTTAATGATTGCTGAAAAAGCAGCAGATATCATCTTAGGAAATGAGCCTATGGAACCAGAATATAAAGATTATTATCAACATGGCGTGCATGATAAAGACGCAGGTACAATTAAATAA
- a CDS encoding DegT/DnrJ/EryC1/StrS family aminotransferase — protein MQIPFSPPQISEDAIESVVETLRNGWITTGPKAKQFEENLTEYMGTEGTVCMNSATAALEMTLRLLGIGPGDEVITSAYTYTASASVIHHVGAEIVLVDTQKDSLEMDYNQLEDKITKNTKAIIPIDIAGQLCDYEKIFEIAERKQNLFSTQNKIHQILNRIAVIDDGAHSFGAQKNGVPSGRFADFTTFSFHAVKNLTTAEGGAVTWTKDYSQYGIDIAKIFEVAILHGQSKDALCKMQKGNWEYDIQELGYKFNMTDINAAIGIDQLDKYDDNLKRRKEIVEYYEAHLNPEYLETLKHFDNEKESSCHLFLTWIKGITEEQRNNIITRLAEEGIATNVHYKPLPLFTAYKNYGFDIKDFPNAFAHYQNELTLPLYPQMTDEEVGYVVKKVNQAVSEVLI, from the coding sequence ATGCAAATACCATTTAGTCCGCCGCAAATATCTGAAGATGCAATTGAGAGTGTTGTTGAAACGTTAAGAAACGGATGGATTACAACGGGTCCTAAAGCAAAACAATTCGAAGAAAATTTAACAGAATATATGGGAACTGAAGGCACAGTGTGTATGAATTCTGCTACTGCCGCCCTTGAAATGACCTTACGTTTATTAGGCATCGGGCCTGGCGACGAAGTGATTACTTCTGCCTATACATACACAGCTTCCGCTTCTGTTATTCATCATGTAGGTGCTGAAATTGTATTAGTAGATACGCAAAAAGATTCTCTGGAAATGGATTACAATCAATTAGAAGACAAAATTACAAAGAATACCAAAGCTATTATTCCAATAGATATTGCTGGTCAATTATGCGATTATGAAAAGATTTTTGAAATAGCTGAACGAAAACAAAACTTATTTTCTACGCAAAATAAAATACATCAAATATTAAACAGAATTGCTGTTATTGATGACGGCGCACATTCTTTTGGCGCTCAAAAAAATGGAGTGCCTAGCGGTCGCTTTGCTGACTTTACAACTTTTTCTTTTCATGCTGTAAAGAATTTGACTACAGCTGAAGGCGGGGCAGTGACTTGGACTAAAGATTATTCTCAATATGGTATAGATATTGCTAAAATCTTTGAAGTTGCAATCTTGCACGGTCAAAGCAAAGATGCACTTTGTAAAATGCAAAAAGGAAACTGGGAATATGATATACAAGAACTAGGTTATAAGTTTAATATGACAGATATTAATGCCGCTATAGGGATAGATCAGTTAGATAAATATGATGACAATCTTAAGCGTCGAAAAGAAATCGTGGAATATTATGAAGCGCATTTAAATCCAGAATATCTAGAAACCTTAAAGCACTTTGACAATGAAAAAGAATCAAGTTGTCATTTATTCTTAACGTGGATAAAAGGTATTACTGAAGAACAGCGTAATAATATTATTACACGCTTAGCTGAAGAAGGAATTGCCACAAATGTACATTACAAACCGCTTCCTCTTTTTACAGCCTACAAGAATTATGGATTTGATATTAAAGACTTTCCGAACGCCTTTGCACATTACCAAAATGAATTGACGTTACCGCTGTACCCTCAGATGACAGATGAAGAAGTAGGATATGTTGTTAAAAAGGTGAATCAAGCAGTCAGTGAGGTCTTAATATGA
- a CDS encoding ATP-grasp domain-containing protein, which produces MKKILILGVAPVQAEAIEKLNDMGYETFAIAMKKDGPGADAAQHFAEINIIDEAAVSEYIRENDINAVYSVGSDLAMPVANKLSEELGLPHFVSYETAYACNHKDDMRNRTKGISGAVPFEITDEINHQTAIEYPVFVKPTDGQGQRGISLVESEEELPAAIAKAVEHSREGAAIIERYIEGYEISVNGYVVDGQLQFTLVSMRETWPQYPGLIHKHVIDPEIDYPMASIESAIQAHLETLHIDNGPIYAQVKVMHDEAFIIEITPRFDGCHMHKLIQYYNEDDLLEKTFKHLLEDEQPIFTNEEKVNPFVLEFMCETPNQKIDYTQFISPKGTVESYRYYNQGDTIRPVNGVYDKVGFFIYPLKKEEN; this is translated from the coding sequence ATGAAGAAAATATTAATTTTAGGTGTAGCGCCCGTTCAAGCAGAAGCCATTGAAAAACTGAATGATATGGGTTATGAAACCTTTGCGATTGCGATGAAAAAAGATGGACCAGGTGCAGATGCAGCGCAACACTTTGCAGAAATTAATATTATCGATGAAGCGGCGGTTTCTGAATATATTCGAGAAAACGATATTAATGCAGTATATTCTGTCGGGTCGGATTTAGCCATGCCTGTAGCTAACAAATTGTCTGAAGAACTAGGTTTACCGCACTTCGTAAGTTATGAAACTGCCTACGCTTGCAATCATAAAGATGACATGCGTAATCGAACGAAAGGCATCTCAGGAGCGGTTCCTTTTGAAATAACTGACGAAATTAATCATCAAACAGCTATTGAATACCCAGTATTTGTAAAGCCGACAGATGGGCAAGGACAACGTGGTATTTCTTTAGTAGAATCAGAAGAGGAATTACCTGCAGCTATTGCTAAGGCAGTGGAACACTCAAGAGAAGGCGCTGCGATTATTGAACGCTATATAGAAGGTTATGAAATCAGTGTCAATGGTTATGTAGTGGATGGACAATTACAATTTACTTTAGTTTCTATGCGTGAAACTTGGCCTCAATATCCTGGGTTGATTCATAAACACGTTATTGATCCGGAAATTGACTATCCTATGGCCTCGATTGAAAGTGCAATCCAAGCACATTTAGAAACACTGCATATCGATAATGGACCGATTTACGCGCAAGTAAAAGTGATGCATGACGAAGCATTTATTATTGAAATTACGCCTCGATTTGATGGTTGCCATATGCATAAATTGATTCAATATTATAATGAAGATGATTTATTGGAAAAAACATTTAAACATCTTTTAGAAGATGAACAACCTATTTTTACAAATGAAGAAAAAGTTAATCCTTTTGTGTTAGAGTTTATGTGTGAAACGCCCAATCAAAAAATTGATTATACACAATTTATATCACCAAAAGGAACAGTAGAATCCTACCGTTATTACAACCAAGGAGATACAATTCGCCCGGTAAATGGCGTTTATGATAAAGTTGGCTTCTTTATTTATCCTTTGAAAAAGGAGGAAAACTAA
- a CDS encoding NAD-dependent epimerase/dehydratase family protein has protein sequence MAFRITGGTGLLGRYFTELLEEHHEDYTILSRQAAHLDQQSKRIQTDYSQASLEMIFQEGDIIVHLAGGRGPKKEISAYTSELQLAQNIFDAAAAKKCKKVIVASSISVYSETETLPWQERDTVETIPKSLYGLNKRYIEMLAEYYTVHFGLDITCLRFSHLFGANEQNNYMINYFMRLAYLNQPLTVMGASNVKREFLYAKDAAQAIWQASQYETKALILNVKGSETLTNLEVAEQINRAFANQAPIERKDEDVKDFFAPSYMDGARAEATIAYAPQYAFGEALQEIYHEMELLDDEIPEKY, from the coding sequence ATGGCCTTTCGAATTACAGGAGGCACAGGTCTTTTAGGACGTTACTTTACTGAGTTACTAGAGGAACATCATGAAGATTATACAATACTGTCACGCCAAGCGGCTCATCTTGACCAGCAATCGAAACGTATTCAAACTGATTATTCTCAAGCATCTTTAGAAATGATTTTTCAAGAAGGTGACATTATTGTTCACTTAGCAGGCGGCAGAGGGCCGAAGAAAGAAATCAGTGCTTATACTTCAGAATTGCAGCTGGCGCAAAATATATTTGATGCTGCCGCAGCCAAAAAATGTAAGAAAGTGATTGTGGCTTCTTCTATCTCTGTCTATTCAGAAACTGAAACCTTGCCATGGCAGGAAAGGGACACAGTTGAAACGATACCTAAGTCGTTATATGGATTGAATAAAAGATATATTGAAATGTTAGCAGAATATTATACAGTTCATTTTGGTTTGGATATCACTTGTTTACGCTTTTCACATTTATTCGGCGCTAACGAACAAAATAATTACATGATTAATTATTTTATGCGCTTAGCGTACTTAAACCAACCACTCACAGTGATGGGGGCGAGCAATGTGAAACGAGAATTTCTGTATGCTAAAGATGCCGCACAAGCAATTTGGCAAGCGAGTCAGTATGAAACGAAAGCCTTGATTTTGAACGTCAAAGGCAGTGAAACTTTGACCAACCTCGAAGTGGCTGAACAGATCAATAGAGCGTTTGCAAACCAGGCACCGATTGAACGCAAAGACGAAGATGTTAAAGATTTCTTTGCGCCTTCTTATATGGATGGTGCGCGAGCTGAAGCAACTATAGCTTATGCACCGCAATACGCTTTTGGCGAAGCCTTGCAAGAAATATATCACGAAATGGAGCTGCTTGACGATGAAATACCAGAAAAATATTAA
- a CDS encoding sugar transferase, translated as MKYQKNIKRVLDVVLFLVLLPILLLVALPVGLAIKAEDRGSILYNGKRLGAGMLPFKMHKFRTMKENAADIRNEDGSTFNSDNDPRVTRIGSFLRKSSIDELPQLLNVLKGDMSFVGPRPSPLGNEERYPDYYKEKFHVKPGITGLTQALLRNSASMEERMRLDAFYAQNVGFKMDAFIIYKTIATVLLQKNINQK; from the coding sequence ATGAAATACCAGAAAAATATTAAACGTGTATTAGATGTAGTATTGTTTCTCGTATTATTGCCGATACTCTTATTAGTAGCTTTACCTGTCGGCCTGGCGATTAAAGCAGAAGATCGCGGAAGTATTCTCTATAACGGGAAACGTCTTGGAGCAGGCATGCTTCCATTTAAGATGCATAAGTTCAGAACCATGAAAGAAAACGCAGCTGATATTCGTAATGAAGACGGGAGTACATTTAACAGTGACAACGACCCGCGTGTTACACGTATTGGCAGCTTTTTAAGAAAATCCAGTATAGATGAATTGCCTCAGCTTTTAAATGTTTTAAAAGGAGATATGAGCTTCGTAGGACCGCGTCCAAGTCCGCTTGGCAATGAAGAACGTTATCCTGACTATTATAAAGAGAAGTTTCATGTGAAACCAGGCATTACAGGCTTAACACAAGCTTTGCTCAGAAATAGTGCTTCTATGGAAGAACGTATGCGTTTAGATGCATTTTATGCACAAAATGTCGGCTTTAAAATGGATGCATTTATTATTTATAAAACGATAGCTACAGTCTTGTTGCAAAAAAATATCAATCAGAAATAG
- a CDS encoding glycosyltransferase, which produces MHKELILLTNYFPYYKGEEYLEEEINYLAEEFDHITVIPTMVSPSMQLTRTVPGSATVLDLPFPQGLKDKAVNFLKTAPHIILNRSRLQGIGQNAGSLNPYKWLYNLYFEARTDAIYYDLIHSGLLPENDKDTQLYLYSYWFYITANLGTKLKYEYYGDTSIPLISRGHGYDVNDYIKPFSFLPMRKGMLSRVDTLYPVSDTSSQYLQKKFPKYADKIETRRLGVGKGDFQVSERNPMLIVSCSTIRQLKRLDVIIDALAKLKEAGYVFKWVHIGDGPDTEKIKARAAEKLNADEYEFIGRLPNQEVRQWYHDHNPSLFVNTSESEGVPVSVMEAMANAIPVVASDVGGTAEIVKPEYNGLLIGADLNVDATASAIEDFIQMSDEQYLQYAKGAYQSWKDLSDSETLYTSFAQALVERGQDCR; this is translated from the coding sequence ATGCATAAAGAATTGATTCTGTTGACGAATTATTTCCCTTATTACAAAGGCGAGGAATATTTAGAAGAAGAAATTAATTATCTTGCAGAAGAGTTTGATCACATTACGGTGATTCCTACGATGGTAAGCCCATCCATGCAATTAACACGTACTGTTCCGGGCTCTGCTACTGTTTTGGATCTGCCTTTTCCGCAAGGGTTGAAGGATAAAGCAGTGAACTTTCTGAAGACGGCGCCGCATATTATATTGAATCGCAGCCGTTTGCAAGGGATTGGTCAGAATGCAGGTTCGCTCAATCCTTATAAATGGTTGTATAATCTGTACTTTGAAGCGCGTACAGATGCCATTTATTATGATTTGATTCATTCGGGTTTGCTGCCGGAAAATGATAAAGATACTCAATTGTACCTTTATAGTTACTGGTTCTATATTACCGCCAACTTAGGTACCAAATTGAAATATGAGTATTATGGCGACACTTCAATTCCGTTGATTTCTCGGGGCCATGGTTATGATGTTAACGACTATATCAAACCCTTCAGCTTCTTGCCTATGCGTAAAGGAATGTTGTCGCGGGTCGATACGCTTTATCCTGTATCGGATACCAGCAGTCAATATTTGCAGAAGAAATTCCCGAAATATGCTGATAAGATAGAAACAAGACGTTTAGGGGTCGGAAAGGGAGATTTCCAAGTTTCTGAACGCAATCCGATGCTGATTGTGAGCTGTTCGACGATTCGTCAGTTGAAGCGGTTAGATGTCATTATCGATGCTTTGGCGAAATTGAAAGAAGCGGGTTATGTGTTTAAATGGGTACATATCGGTGATGGTCCTGATACGGAAAAAATTAAAGCGCGCGCTGCAGAAAAATTGAATGCAGATGAATATGAATTTATCGGTCGTCTACCGAATCAAGAGGTGCGCCAATGGTATCATGATCATAATCCTTCACTGTTTGTGAATACTTCGGAATCAGAAGGGGTGCCGGTTTCAGTCATGGAAGCTATGGCCAATGCGATTCCAGTTGTTGCGTCAGACGTAGGAGGCACTGCAGAAATTGTGAAACCTGAATATAATGGCTTGTTAATCGGTGCTGATTTGAACGTGGATGCAACAGCCTCTGCGATTGAAGATTTTATTCAAATGTCAGATGAACAGTATCTGCAATATGCTAAAGGTGCTTATCAAAGCTGGAAAGATTTGAGCGACTCAGAAACACTCTATACCTCTTTTGCGCAAGCATTAGTCGAGAGAGGACAAGATTGCAGATAA
- a CDS encoding O-antigen polysaccharide polymerase Wzy family protein, with translation MIVLALGIIFSNINLLFSALLLFFLNNIIYGFESFKSRVIFFMFNVTFFVFLIGRMFVSQVFHYKEKEFKILGTYFTDQSTIINILIMLSLSLFCLYLGYALLDRNIHRSFNRFIPEETDYIKNIRTISLIVFTVAIVFKLIYLADAIQASQTQGYYAYFSTFKSSLPGPLVLISRMFPIAFFVYLATLPAIKRAWIPILAYLFVDGLSVLTGSRSDFMLDVLILFIYFCYRNQIAEETHTYKWFGKKTLITGIIAAPVLLALMNFVGNNRGSTSTSSNSVLDSLMSFFFSQGISVNVIGYTIEKAKEIPDKIYSIGPLTEYIKFNIWGNLTGGQGGWSGQSVDRALEGYQYSHTISYVIMKDLYLKGVGYGSSFVAELYHDFGYAGIILGSMIIGLLIGWFTKMLTSKHIIVIAIALIMARMTLFIPRASTIAFIIDTFSPANIFTAIVIFAGERVLRPYLNRRRKKS, from the coding sequence GTGATAGTCCTCGCATTGGGAATAATATTCTCAAATATTAATCTGCTGTTTAGTGCGCTCTTGTTATTTTTTCTGAACAATATTATATATGGATTTGAATCGTTTAAAAGTCGAGTCATTTTCTTTATGTTTAATGTAACTTTCTTTGTTTTTTTAATAGGAAGAATGTTTGTCAGCCAAGTCTTCCACTACAAAGAAAAGGAATTTAAAATATTAGGAACATACTTTACGGATCAATCTACAATTATCAATATTTTGATTATGTTGAGTTTAAGTTTGTTCTGTTTATACTTAGGTTATGCATTATTAGATCGCAATATTCACCGCAGTTTCAATCGTTTTATTCCTGAAGAAACGGATTATATTAAAAATATTCGTACTATCAGCTTAATTGTCTTTACGGTTGCAATTGTCTTTAAATTGATTTATTTAGCTGATGCCATTCAAGCATCACAAACACAAGGTTATTATGCCTATTTTTCAACCTTTAAATCGAGTTTGCCAGGGCCGTTAGTTTTAATCAGCAGAATGTTCCCAATTGCTTTTTTCGTCTATTTGGCAACATTACCTGCTATTAAACGTGCTTGGATTCCGATTCTTGCTTACCTATTTGTAGATGGTTTATCCGTTTTAACAGGTTCGCGTTCTGATTTTATGTTGGACGTGTTGATTCTGTTTATCTATTTCTGCTACCGAAATCAAATTGCAGAGGAAACGCATACGTATAAATGGTTTGGAAAGAAGACTTTGATTACAGGTATTATTGCAGCACCTGTGCTCTTAGCTTTAATGAACTTTGTAGGAAATAACCGTGGCAGTACGTCGACTAGCAGCAATTCAGTGCTGGACTCTTTAATGTCTTTCTTCTTTTCCCAGGGGATTAGTGTAAACGTAATCGGTTATACGATTGAAAAAGCAAAAGAAATTCCAGATAAAATTTATTCAATTGGACCTTTAACAGAATATATAAAATTCAATATCTGGGGGAATTTGACTGGCGGCCAAGGAGGGTGGTCAGGTCAATCTGTAGACCGTGCATTGGAAGGGTACCAATATTCTCATACGATTTCTTATGTCATAATGAAAGATTTGTATTTAAAAGGTGTAGGTTACGGCTCAAGTTTCGTAGCTGAACTGTATCATGATTTCGGGTACGCCGGTATTATTCTCGGCAGCATGATTATTGGGTTATTAATCGGATGGTTTACTAAAATGCTGACATCTAAGCATATTATCGTGATTGCAATTGCTTTAATTATGGCTAGAATGACTTTATTTATTCCACGTGCCAGCACAATTGCATTTATCATCGATACATTCTCACCAGCGAATATCTTCACAGCTATCGTGATTTTTGCCGGCGAACGTGTGTTACGACCTTATCTCAATCGCAGAAGGAAAAAATCATAA